In the Bos javanicus breed banteng chromosome 28, ARS-OSU_banteng_1.0, whole genome shotgun sequence genome, one interval contains:
- the MSMB gene encoding beta-microseminoprotein isoform X2: MNALLFSFVVLATFVTLCNAQCYFIPNESSASNGDLPDPGIEARSPALAGCKDLSGVTHELKSDWKTENCESCHCSNDGIECCNTAAIPMGYDRDKCQAVFNKETCTYTVLEKKDPLKNCTVTAWVL, from the exons AATGCTCTTCTGTTCAGCTTTGTGGTTTTAGCCACCTTTGTGACTTTATGCAATGCCCAGTGCTATTTCATACCTAATGAGAGCTCCGCATCTAATG gggatcttcctgacccagggattgaagccaggtctcctgcattggcag GATGCAAGGATCTCAGTGGAGTCACACACGAGCTGAAATCAGACTGGAAGACTGAGAACTGTGAAAGCTGTCATTGTTCCAATGATGGAATTGAATGTTGCAACAC TGCAGCTATACCTATGGGTTATGACAGAGACAAGTGCCAGGCGGTCTTCAACAAGGAGACCTGCACCTACACAGTGCTGGAGAAGAAGGACCCACTGAAGAACTGCACGGTCACGGCGTGGGTCTTATAA
- the MSMB gene encoding beta-microseminoprotein isoform X1: MNALLFSFVVLATFVTLCNAQCYFIPNESSASNARQGPLSMGFPRRAYWSGLPFPSPGDLPDPGIEARSPALAGCKDLSGVTHELKSDWKTENCESCHCSNDGIECCNTAAIPMGYDRDKCQAVFNKETCTYTVLEKKDPLKNCTVTAWVL, translated from the exons AATGCTCTTCTGTTCAGCTTTGTGGTTTTAGCCACCTTTGTGACTTTATGCAATGCCCAGTGCTATTTCATACCTAATGAGAGCTCCGCATCTAATG cccgccagggtcctctgtccatgggatttcccaggcgagcgtattggagtgggctgccatttccttctccaggggatcttcctgacccagggattgaagccaggtctcctgcattggcag GATGCAAGGATCTCAGTGGAGTCACACACGAGCTGAAATCAGACTGGAAGACTGAGAACTGTGAAAGCTGTCATTGTTCCAATGATGGAATTGAATGTTGCAACAC TGCAGCTATACCTATGGGTTATGACAGAGACAAGTGCCAGGCGGTCTTCAACAAGGAGACCTGCACCTACACAGTGCTGGAGAAGAAGGACCCACTGAAGAACTGCACGGTCACGGCGTGGGTCTTATAA
- the MSMB gene encoding beta-microseminoprotein isoform X3, translating to MNALLFSFVVLATFVTLCNAQCYFIPNESSASNGCKDLSGVTHELKSDWKTENCESCHCSNDGIECCNTAAIPMGYDRDKCQAVFNKETCTYTVLEKKDPLKNCTVTAWVL from the exons AATGCTCTTCTGTTCAGCTTTGTGGTTTTAGCCACCTTTGTGACTTTATGCAATGCCCAGTGCTATTTCATACCTAATGAGAGCTCCGCATCTAATG GATGCAAGGATCTCAGTGGAGTCACACACGAGCTGAAATCAGACTGGAAGACTGAGAACTGTGAAAGCTGTCATTGTTCCAATGATGGAATTGAATGTTGCAACAC TGCAGCTATACCTATGGGTTATGACAGAGACAAGTGCCAGGCGGTCTTCAACAAGGAGACCTGCACCTACACAGTGCTGGAGAAGAAGGACCCACTGAAGAACTGCACGGTCACGGCGTGGGTCTTATAA